From the genome of Holophagales bacterium:
TACGTGACGCTCGTCGACACGCGGGACCGGCTCCTCCCCTACCTCGACCGGGAGATCGTCTCGATCCTCGAGCGCGAGCTGGGCGAGCTGCACGTCGAGATCCTCCACGACGACCGCTACGTCCGCGTCGAGCCGGTCCCGGGCGCGTCTCCCCGGGTGACGATCGAGACGAGGCAGGGGCGCCGGATCACCTCCGACGTCCTCCTCTACTGCGTCGGACGCGACGGCAACACGAAGGACCTCGGCCTCGAGACGATCGGCCTCGCCCCCGACAAGTACGGCCTCCTGACGGTCAACGAGGAGCTCCAGACCACCCACCCGCACATCTACGCCGTCGGCGACGTCATCGGCTACCCGGCCCTCGCCTCGACCTCGATGGAGCAGGGGCGGCGCGCGATGCGCCATGCGTTCGGCCTGGCCCGCGCTTCGGCCAGCACCGAGAACATCCCCTTTGCCATCTACTCGATCCCCGAGGTGAGCTACGTCGGCGAGACCGAGGAGAAGCTGAAGGAAAAGGGATCGACTACGTCGTCGGCCGGGGCCACTACGGATGAACCCCCGCGGCCAGATCATCGGCGACACCCAGGGGCTCCTGAAGCTCGTCTTCGACGCGGCGACCGCCCGCCTCATCGGCGTCCACATCGTCGGCCACTCGGCGAGCGAGCTCGTCCACATCGGGCAGGCCTACCTGAAGATGCAGGCGACGGCCCACGAGATCGCCGAGTCGCTCTACAACTACCCGACGCTCTCGGACATGTACCGCCACGCCGCCCTCACGGCCGTCTCCGAGCTGGCGAAGGGCACGCGAGCGACGCCGGCTGATCTCGACTATCCTGCCGGGCGGCTCTCGGGGGAGGGCACCTCCCCGCTTCTCTTTCGTTAGGAGGACGGCATGGCGGCCATCGAGCAGTTTCTGGCCAGGGGCAGCGACTTCATCTGGGGTTGGCCCCTCATCATCCTGCTCTTCGGGACCCACCTCTTCCTGACGATCCGCCTCGGCTTCCCCCAGCGGCACCTCTGGACCGCCATCAGGATCTCCTTCAGCCGGGAGAAGGAGGGCGCCGGTGACGTCAGCCAGTTCGGGGCGCTGACGAC
Proteins encoded in this window:
- a CDS encoding FAD-dependent oxidoreductase, with the protein product MIATGSSPNRPADVPFDAESVFDSNTILKLPRMPKTMTVLGAGVIGIEYASIFAALGVYVTLVDTRDRLLPYLDREIVSILERELGELHVEILHDDRYVRVEPVPGASPRVTIETRQGRRITSDVLLYCVGRDGNTKDLGLETIGLAPDKYGLLTVNEELQTTHPHIYAVGDVIGYPALASTSMEQGRRAMRHAFGLARASASTENIPFAIYSIPEVSYVGETEEKLKEKGSTTSSAGATTDEPPRPDHRRHPGAPEARLRRGDRPPHRRPHRRPLGERARPHRAGLPEDAGDGPRDRRVALQLPDALGHVPPRRPHGRLRAGEGHASDAG